A window of Tursiops truncatus isolate mTurTru1 chromosome 8, mTurTru1.mat.Y, whole genome shotgun sequence contains these coding sequences:
- the FKBP2 gene encoding peptidyl-prolyl cis-trans isomerase FKBP2 isoform X3, translating into MTRLRRDGSRTGVDSGGAARRNMRLSWVLTVLSICLSALVTAAGAEGKRKLQIGVKKRVDHCPIKSRKGDVLHMHYTGKLEDGTEFDSSLPQNQPFVFSLGTGQVIKGWDQGLLGMCEGEKRKLVIPSELGYGERGAPPKIPGGATLVFEVELLKIERRSEL; encoded by the exons ATGACGCGCCTGCGCAGAGACGGCAGCAGGACTGGGGTTGACTCCGGGGGCGCGGCGAggag AAACATGAGGCTGAGCTGGGTCCTGACAGTATTGTCCATCTGCCTGAGCGCCCTGGTCACGGCCGCCGGGGCCGAGGGCAAACGGAAGCTGCAGATCGGAGTCAAGAAACGGGTAGACCACTGTCCCATCAAATCACGCAAAGGGGACGTCCTGCACATGCACTACACG GGTAAGCTGGAAGATGGAACAGAGTTTGACAGCAGCCTGCCCCAGAACCAGCCCTTTGTCTTCTCCCTGGGCACAGGCCAGGTCATCAAGGGCTGGGACCAGGGGCTGCTAGG GATGTGTGAGGGGGAAAAGCGGAAGCTGGTGATCCCATCAGAGCTAG GGTACGGAGAGCGGGGAGCTCCCCCAAAGATTCCAG GCGGTGCAACCTTGGTGTTCGAGGTGGAGCTGCTCAAAATCGAGCGACGTTCAGAACTGTAG
- the FKBP2 gene encoding peptidyl-prolyl cis-trans isomerase FKBP2 isoform X1: MARGVHAGAVSVVAVPGGAVGRELPRERWCGWSGLGGHPTRGQSGCPAGPRGLRVGAAPRAEAQDQPGGYPRRTGAPRSHPVAMCGCLGADPLRQPQRCGFAGREAIGCGVNGVARLGQLLRSQIGFGLCGKGQGGIEEQSWGLGGTEGQGVSKGAGPWLLWPPLTPSPRCWGPRASPLLPGLVSVAAEPGGGGGDTGQGDPQGQARYGGVESSWYLPVFHALPFLSPGWLVGVCPRRNMRLSWVLTVLSICLSALVTAAGAEGKRKLQIGVKKRVDHCPIKSRKGDVLHMHYTGKLEDGTEFDSSLPQNQPFVFSLGTGQVIKGWDQGLLGMCEGEKRKLVIPSELGYGERGAPPKIPGGATLVFEVELLKIERRSEL; this comes from the exons ATGGCCCGGGGCGTCCACGCGGGGGCGGTCTCCGTGGTGGCCGTGCCTGGGGGCGCGGTAGGCCGAGAACTCCCCCGGGAGAGGTGGTGTGGGTGGAGCGGGCTCGGCGGCCACCCGACACGGGGCCAGTCTGGGTGCCCCGCAGGCCCCCGAGGGCTCAGAGTTGGGGCGGCGCCTCGGGCGGAGGCACAGGACCAGCCTGGGGGGTACCCCCGGAGGACAGGGGCTCCCCGGAGCCACCCAGTGGCGATGTGTGGGTGCCTCGGGGCCGACCCCCTGCGGCAGCCGCAGAGGTGTGGGTTTGCTGGGCGGGAGGCAATTGGGTGTGGCGTGAATGGGGTCGCCCGGTTGGGGCAACTGCTGCGCAGCCAGATAGGGTTTGGACTTTGCGGAAAGGGACAGGGGGGAATTGAAGAGCAGAGCTGGGGACTGGGAGGGACGGAAGGGCAGGGGGTGAGCAAAGGGGCTGGACCCTggctgctgtggcctcccctgaCCCCCTCCCCCCGCTGCTGGGGTCCTCGGGCAAGCCCCCTTCTCCCTGGACTGGTAAGTGTGGCCgcggagcctgggggagggggcggtgacACGGGACAAGGGGATCCCCAGGGGCAGGCAAGGTACGGTGGGGTGGAATCCTCCTGGTACTTGCCCGTATTCCATGCCCTCCCGTTCCTCTCCCCCGGTTGGTTGGTCGGGGTCTGTCCCCGCAGAAACATGAGGCTGAGCTGGGTCCTGACAGTATTGTCCATCTGCCTGAGCGCCCTGGTCACGGCCGCCGGGGCCGAGGGCAAACGGAAGCTGCAGATCGGAGTCAAGAAACGGGTAGACCACTGTCCCATCAAATCACGCAAAGGGGACGTCCTGCACATGCACTACACG GGTAAGCTGGAAGATGGAACAGAGTTTGACAGCAGCCTGCCCCAGAACCAGCCCTTTGTCTTCTCCCTGGGCACAGGCCAGGTCATCAAGGGCTGGGACCAGGGGCTGCTAGG GATGTGTGAGGGGGAAAAGCGGAAGCTGGTGATCCCATCAGAGCTAG GGTACGGAGAGCGGGGAGCTCCCCCAAAGATTCCAG GCGGTGCAACCTTGGTGTTCGAGGTGGAGCTGCTCAAAATCGAGCGACGTTCAGAACTGTAG
- the FKBP2 gene encoding peptidyl-prolyl cis-trans isomerase FKBP2 isoform X2, with amino-acid sequence MARGVHAGAVSVVAVPGGAVGRELPRERWCGWSGLGGHPTRGQSGCPAGPRGLRVGAAPRAEAQDQPGGYPRRTGAPRSHPVAMCGCLGADPLRQPQRNMRLSWVLTVLSICLSALVTAAGAEGKRKLQIGVKKRVDHCPIKSRKGDVLHMHYTGKLEDGTEFDSSLPQNQPFVFSLGTGQVIKGWDQGLLGMCEGEKRKLVIPSELGYGERGAPPKIPGGATLVFEVELLKIERRSEL; translated from the exons ATGGCCCGGGGCGTCCACGCGGGGGCGGTCTCCGTGGTGGCCGTGCCTGGGGGCGCGGTAGGCCGAGAACTCCCCCGGGAGAGGTGGTGTGGGTGGAGCGGGCTCGGCGGCCACCCGACACGGGGCCAGTCTGGGTGCCCCGCAGGCCCCCGAGGGCTCAGAGTTGGGGCGGCGCCTCGGGCGGAGGCACAGGACCAGCCTGGGGGGTACCCCCGGAGGACAGGGGCTCCCCGGAGCCACCCAGTGGCGATGTGTGGGTGCCTCGGGGCCGACCCCCTGCGGCAGCCGCAGAG AAACATGAGGCTGAGCTGGGTCCTGACAGTATTGTCCATCTGCCTGAGCGCCCTGGTCACGGCCGCCGGGGCCGAGGGCAAACGGAAGCTGCAGATCGGAGTCAAGAAACGGGTAGACCACTGTCCCATCAAATCACGCAAAGGGGACGTCCTGCACATGCACTACACG GGTAAGCTGGAAGATGGAACAGAGTTTGACAGCAGCCTGCCCCAGAACCAGCCCTTTGTCTTCTCCCTGGGCACAGGCCAGGTCATCAAGGGCTGGGACCAGGGGCTGCTAGG GATGTGTGAGGGGGAAAAGCGGAAGCTGGTGATCCCATCAGAGCTAG GGTACGGAGAGCGGGGAGCTCCCCCAAAGATTCCAG GCGGTGCAACCTTGGTGTTCGAGGTGGAGCTGCTCAAAATCGAGCGACGTTCAGAACTGTAG
- the FKBP2 gene encoding peptidyl-prolyl cis-trans isomerase FKBP2 isoform X4 → MRLSWVLTVLSICLSALVTAAGAEGKRKLQIGVKKRVDHCPIKSRKGDVLHMHYTGKLEDGTEFDSSLPQNQPFVFSLGTGQVIKGWDQGLLGMCEGEKRKLVIPSELGYGERGAPPKIPGGATLVFEVELLKIERRSEL, encoded by the exons ATGAGGCTGAGCTGGGTCCTGACAGTATTGTCCATCTGCCTGAGCGCCCTGGTCACGGCCGCCGGGGCCGAGGGCAAACGGAAGCTGCAGATCGGAGTCAAGAAACGGGTAGACCACTGTCCCATCAAATCACGCAAAGGGGACGTCCTGCACATGCACTACACG GGTAAGCTGGAAGATGGAACAGAGTTTGACAGCAGCCTGCCCCAGAACCAGCCCTTTGTCTTCTCCCTGGGCACAGGCCAGGTCATCAAGGGCTGGGACCAGGGGCTGCTAGG GATGTGTGAGGGGGAAAAGCGGAAGCTGGTGATCCCATCAGAGCTAG GGTACGGAGAGCGGGGAGCTCCCCCAAAGATTCCAG GCGGTGCAACCTTGGTGTTCGAGGTGGAGCTGCTCAAAATCGAGCGACGTTCAGAACTGTAG
- the PPP1R14B gene encoding LOW QUALITY PROTEIN: protein phosphatase 1 regulatory subunit 14B (The sequence of the model RefSeq protein was modified relative to this genomic sequence to represent the inferred CDS: inserted 1 base in 1 codon; deleted 1 base in 1 codon): MLQLPPGAPAAAXRSGAVRSRAHELTRASGPEPAGGRPGGGGAGRGPTAHVAPAAAMADSGPAGGAALAAPAPGPGSGGPGPRVYFQSPPGAAGEGPGGADDEGPVRRQGKVTVKYDRKELRKRLNLEEWILEQLTRLYDCQEEEIPELEIDVDELLDMESDDTRAARVKELLVDCYKPTEAFISGLLDKIRGMQKLSTPQKK, from the exons ATGCTGCAGCTGCCCCCgggcgcccccgccgccg ctcGCAGCGGAGCCGTGCGGAGCCGAGCTCACGAGCTAACCCGAGCCAGCGGCCCGGAGCCAGCCGGCGGGCGTCCCGGAGGCGGCGGCGCAGGGAGGGGCCCGACG GCGCACGTGGCCCCGGCGGCCGCCATGGCGGACAGCGGCCCCGCAGGGGGCGCGGCGTTGGCGGCTCCGGCCCCTGGACCGGGGAGTGGCGGCCCAGGGCCCCGCGTCTACTTTCAGAGCCCCCCTGGGGCTGCAGGCGAGGGCCCGGGCGGCGCGGACGACGAGGGCCCAGTGAGGCGCCAAGGGAAGGTCACGGTCAAGTACGACCGCAAGGAACTACGGAAGCGCCTCAACCTGGAGGAGTGGATCCTGGAGCAGCTCACTCGCCTCTACGACTGCCAG gaagaGGAGATCCCGGAGCTGGAGATTGACGTGGATGAACTCCTGGACATGGAGAGTGATGATACCCGAGCTGCCAGGGTCAAG GAGCTGCTGGTTGACTGTTACAAACCCACCGAG gccttCATCTCTGGCCTGCTGGACAAGATCCGGGGCATGCAGAAGCTGAGCACACCCCAGAAGAAGTAA